The genomic segment GAGGTTGCCGAGATCGAGCGTGGCGGGGGCGAGCGCGAACGCGCCCGACGATTCCGTCCAGGCCGCGCCGAGATCGAGGTCGATCGCGAGCTTGTCCACGCCTGCCACGATCAGCGGCTGCAGCGCAGGATTGGCGGGATCGGTCGGCGTGACCATCTTCACGACTAGGCTGGCCCTGCTCGGGATCGATCCGACCAGCTGGCCCCAGTTCATGCTGATCGTGTCGATGGTGATGGGCTGCCGCGCGTTGTTATGGGGAGCCACCACGCCCTTGATCTCGGCGCCTTCGAGCACCCGGAACAGGCCCAGCATCTGATCGGGCGAGGGCGGCTGACCGTGCTTGCTGAGGCCGGCCGCCCAGCGCATCAGGTTTGCCGCGCTGAACGATTTCAGCGCGAAGCGCTCCATCTTGAACTGCCCTTGCGGAGACGGCGTGTCGACGCCTTCGACTGCGAATTCGCCGTCGTTATATCTGACCGCCTTGATCCTGGCCGTTCCCTGTGGAAGGCCCATCGACGTCGCGCCGATTTCGATCCGACCAATGCGAAGACCCTCATAGAATCCGGCGAGCTTCTCCATCATCTCGCGCGATTGCGCGGCGGTCGCGACGACCGACCGGTCCGTCGGCATAAGTGCAACGATCTCGGCCGGCCGGAATTTGGAGGGCTGCACCGCGATGTCCTCGAAATTGATCCCGTCGATCTCCATCCGTAGGCCCTGGGTCGATTTGAGCACATAACGGCCGGCCGAAATCTGCCGATAGATGCGGTGATGGCTGTCGTCGCCGGCCTTCTGCGGGTCGAGCGCCGCGGCGACCGCGGTCGCGTCGAAATCGTTGATGATGATGTTGGAGAGGTCGCCGGTCAGCTTGTCCTGCTTGCCCGGCTGCGGCACGTCGATGGTGAAGACGGCGCGATCGGCCTTCATCGCCTCTACCTTGCCGCGCTTGAGAGTCTGGACCGCCAGCCCGGAATAGGTGATTTCGCCGCTTCCAGCGGCGCTGCCGCTCGCGTCGAAGGTCATCGTCAGCGTCGGAGCCGTGACGGATGATGCCGTGATGCTCGAATATTGTTTGAGCACATAGCGATAAATGTCGATCAGGGAGCGGTCCGTCGGCGGATTGCCGCCGCGAATGGGGCCGGCATAGTCCCGCAGAGTGAGCTGCGGGATCTTGTAGGATGCCTTCAGCTTCGCGGCGCCGACCTGGTCCAGGGCGACTTCGAAACCGCCGACCTCGATGATGTCGGCCGAGAAGCTGGTATCGTCGATCAGGCGAACGCCGGTACCCTTGATGCCAGTAATCTTGATCTGCGCTTGCGGCTGGCCGGCGGGGGTGATGGCGATGTCCTCGATCGTCAGCGTCCGGGTCGCGAGCTCGAAGGTGATCTTGCCATGGCTCGCCTTGCCGCCGCCCGAGCGGATCTGCTCGAACGCCGCCTCGACCTCGCTGGTCGCCCGATGCTGGACATAGAGGTTGAAGCCAAACCATCCGCCCGCGCCGAGCACGGCTGCCACGATCAGGCCGAACAGGATTCGCTTCATTCCCAGCTCCAGTTGCTCATTTTGCACCGCGCAACCTGCCATATTCAGAAAAAGTCGCGCGGTCCAGGGAAAGCTATGCTTTTCAAATATTTGACGGCGCGCCCTGTTGATGGGGGCGCAATCGGATGTTGCCACCGAGGCGCCCGGCGTGCTTCATCGCCCTTCCATGACCCGGAAATACGGTTCGCTTGGACAGCAGCCCCGGATCATGCATTTTGAGGCCGGTAACGCGAGGCGAGACACCGCATGTCGTCCTATTCTGATGATCTCCACCAGGCGGCGCTCGCCTACCATCGTCTGCCGCGCCCTGGAAAGCTCGAGATCCAGGCAAGCAAGCCGCTTGCCAATCAGCGCGACCTCGCGCTGGCCTATTCGCCGGGCGTCGCCGCGGCCTGCACCGAGATCGCCAAGAACCCGGCTGAAGCCGCGACGCTGACCACCCGCGCCAATCTGGTTGCCGTGGTTTCCAACGGCACCGCGGTGCTCGGCCTCGGCAATATCGGTCCGCTGGCCTCCAAGCCGGTGATGGAAGGCAAGGCGGTCCTGTTCAAGAAATTCGCCGGCATCGACGTGTTCGACATCGAGATCGCCGCCGACACCATCGACCGCGTGGTCGAGACCGTGGCCGCGCTCGAACCGACCTTCGGCGGCATCAATCTGGAGGACATCCGCGGACCGGAATGCTTCGAGATCGAAGCGCGCCTGAAGGAGCGCATGAAGATTCCGGTCTTCCACGACGACCAGCACGGCACGGCCATCATCGTTGCCGCCGCCATCACAAATGGTCTGAGGCTGAACGGCAAGAAATTGTCCGACGTCAAGATCGTGGCCTCGGGGGCAGGGGCCGCCGCGATCGCGACGTTGAACCTGCTGGTCTCGATGGGCGCGCAGCGCAAGAACATCTGGGTCTGCGACATCGACGGCCTCGTGCATGAAGGGCGCAACACCTCGATGGACCGCTGGAAGGCGGTCTATGCGCAGAAGACCGACAAGCGCACGCTCGCCGACGTCATCGGCGGCGCCGACATCTTCATCGGGCTCTCGGCACCCGGCGTGCTCAAGCCGGAGATGGCCAAGGCGATGGGCGACAAGCCGCTGATCATGGCGCTCGCCAATCCGACACCGGAGATCATGCCGGAAGAGGCGCGCAAGGCGCGGCCCGACGCCATGATCTGCACCGGACGCTCGGACTACCCGAACCAGGTCAACAACGTCCTCTGCTTTCCCTTCATCTTCCGCGGGGCGCTCGACGTCGGCGCCACCGCGATCAACGAGGAGATGAAGCACGCCGCCGTCGAGGCCATCGCGCAGCTCGCGCGCGAAGCGCCGTCGGATGCCGTCGCGCAGGGCTTCGACACCGGCGAGACGCAGGGCTTCGGTCCGGGCTCGCTGATTCCGAGCCCGTTTGACCCGCGCCTGATCCTCCGCATCGCGCCGGCCGTGGCGAAGGCGGCGATGGAATCGGGCGTCGCGACGCGGCCCATCACCAATTTCGACGAGTACAGGGCGCTGCTCGAGCGCTTCGCCTTCCGCTCCGGCCTCGTCATGAAGCCGATGTTCGCCAAGGCCAAGACCCAGCCGGTGCGCGTGATCTATGCCGAAGGCGAGGACGAGCGCGTGCTGCGCGCCACGCAAGTCGTGCTGGAGGAGAAGCTGGCGCGGCCGATCCTGGTCGGCCGTCCTTCGGTCGTGGAGGCGCGCCTCAAGCGCTTCGGCCTCTCGATCAGGGCGGGCAAGGATTTCGACCTGGTCAATCCCGAGGACGATCCGCGCTACCGCTCCTACGTGCAATCCTATGTCGAGGTCGCCGGCCGCCGTGGCGTGACGCCGGATGCGGCGCGCACGGTGGTCCGCACCAACAATACGGTCATCGCGGCGCTTGCGGTGACGCGCGGCGAGGCGGACGCGATGCTCTGCGGCGTCGAGGGCCGCTATATGAGCCATCTGCGCCACGTCCGCGAGATCGTCGGCTTCTCGCCGGGGATCAGCGACTACGCGGCGCTGGCGCTGCTGATCACCAGCAAGGGCGCCTTCTTCATCGCCGACACGCAGGTTCGCCCCAACCCGAGCGCGGAGGAGCTCGCCGAGATCGCCTCGCTCGCCGCGGTCCACGTGCAGCGCTTCACCATCAAGCCCAAGATCGCCTTCGTCTCGCATTCGGATTTCGGCAGCTACGACACCGAATCCTCGCGCAAGATGCGGCGGGCGACGCAGCTCTTGAGAGAGAAGCATCCGGAGATCGAAGCCGACGGCGAGATGCAGGGCGACACCGCGCTCTCCGCCACTGCGCGACGAATGGTGCTGCCGCACTCCAAGCTCGAGGGTGAGGCCAACATCCTGATCATGCCGACCCTGGATACCGCCAACGTCGCCTATCAGATGATCAAGTCGCTGGCGGACGCGCTGCCCGTCGGCCCGATCCTGGTCGGCCCGGCGCGCCCCGCGCACATCCTCACCCCCTCGGTAACGGCGCGCGGCATCCTCAACATGACCGCAGTTGCCGTGGTGGAAGCGCAGGAACGCGCCTCGCGGCAGCAGCCCACGTTGTTCACGTAAGGGCCGGGCTCTCACGGCGCTGGAGGTGCAATCCCTTCTCCCCTTGCGGGAGAAGGTGGCGTAGGCGGCCTTCGGCCGCCGTTCTCAAGAACGCCGAAGCGAAGCTTCGGCTATGGCGCCGGATGAGGGGTTGTTTCCGCGAGTCCGGATCTCGCGAGATTCCCCATGCTGATAGATACCCCTCATCCGTCTCGCCGCTTCGCGGCGAGCCACCTTCTCCCGCAAGGGGAGAAGGGAAGAAACCGCCACCTTTGAATTCCTTTCAGCTCGCCATTTCCCCGTTTGAAAAGCCCAAACGGACTCTTCATAATCGACTTAAGCGTTCCGTGCGGTAGCGCTTTGCCAAGAGGCCGATCATGCCAGCGTTCGTGACTTTCGGGCGAATCCTGTTCGCCGTGCTGTTCATCTACACGGGCGCGACCAAGCTCTTTGCCATCCAAGCGACCGCCGACGTCATCGCCGCCAAGCTCGTGGTGCCCGACGTCATCGCGCCTTACGCCAAGCAGATCGAGACGGCGACCGCCATGACGACGCCGCAGCTCTTGGCGATCGCGATCGGCGGGCTCGAGATCATCGCAGGGCTGATGATCGCGCTGAATTTCGGCGCGCGTTTCTTCGCCATGCTGCTGATCGTCTACGTCGCCGTCGCGACCGTCCTGTTCTACGATTTCTGGAACATGGCGGCTCCCGACAACGCCAAGATGCTGGTCGACGCGCTCAAGAACCTGTCGATCATCGGCGCGCTGTGCATGATCATCGGCTACGGCCGCACCACGCGTCCGGCCGAAGCGGCCTACGGCGACGTCTAGCGGTCAAATCCGCTCTCGGCGGCGCGCGGCGCGGGTGTGGCGCTGCACGCGGTCTCGATATGGTGGGGGGCGGCGGCTCGGCTGATTCCGCACAAGAAAGCAGCAAGGTACGCAATGGTATTCTATTGCCGGTACTGTGCATGGGGTTGTTTTGCCAGTTTGAATCGGAGCCTTCGGTGTGAGCGACGTCGGGTAATCCCGAGAGGCTAACCCGGCCGCCACGGAGTCACAGTCACCTCGTGCGCCGCGTCGAGAAGGTACGGCGCGCCCGGCTTCATCCCGTGCGCAGCCAGTACGTCATGCGGCGTCCGCTGGGGCACGCCGACGAAGCAACCTTCGCCGCCGGGCAGCCGCACATGCGGCGCCTCCGACAGCCAGAACGTGTCGTAGCGGTCCATGAACATGTCGAACACGACCGGGCCGCCGATGATGGCGACCATGCCGGAGGCGACGTCGGCGAAGGCGCAGGCCTGTTCGAAGCTCGCATGCGCCGGATTCCACAGCGTCGCGTTCGGCATCTCCGGATCGACGGTGAGGTCCCTGATCTTGCGGGTCAGGATCAGCCGCTTGCGCTTGGCCGAATTCGGCTGCTGCTCGTGCGAGTTGCGGCCGTGCACGATCAGCGCGGCGCGATCCAGCGCCTGCTCGAAGAACAGCTTGTCGCCTTCGAACTTCAGGCTGTCGGGCATGACGCGACCGGCGTCGGCAAGCATGCCGTCCGCCGAGACGATGACGTAGCCTTCGAAGCGGAAAGACAATGGCCTTCTATTCGGAAACGGTCGTCACCACGGAATTGACCGGGCGCTGGCTCACCGTCGGCAGCTTGATGTCCTTGAGCAGCTCCTGGTCGTATTCCGGCAGCGTCGAGACCGGGAACTTGGCGCGCATCGCCACCACCTTGTAACCGCCGGCCTTCAGCCGCTTGAGCAGCTCGGGCAGCGCCTCCGCGGTGTGCTTCTGGAAATCGTGCATCAGGACGATGCCCTTGCCCCTGGTCTCGAGCTTCTTCATCACGGTCTCGACCACCTTCTCGGGCTTGGAGGCCTTGAAGTCGAACGAGTCGATGTCACAGGAGAAGATGCCGACATTGCGGTTGCCGAGATAGGTGACCATCTCCGGCGGATGCTGCAGCGCCGGGAAGCGGAAGAACGGCGCAGGCGAGATGCCGCCGAGCGCCCACTTCACCGCCGCAAAGCCCTTCTCGATCTCGTCCTTGCGCTGCGCGTCGTTGAGCTTCTTGTTGTTGAGGTTGGCGTGCGACCAGGTGTGGGCGCCGACGGTGTGACCGGCCGCGTAGACCTGCTTCAGGATCTCCGGCTCATAGGTCGCGTGCTTGCCGATAGTGAAGAAGATTCCGGTGGTGCATTCGTCCGCGAGTGCCTTCAGTACGGCGGGCGTGTTCTTCGGCCAGGGGCCGTCGTCGAAGGTCAGCACCACCTCCTTGTCGCGCAGGAAGTCGAGCTCCTTGAAATGCTCGAAGCCGAAGCCGGGACCGCCCGTGGTGTCGATCTCGACGGTGCGGGCGACGCCGAGCGCGCCCGGTGTGTTGCAGGCCGCGCGGGCCGGCTGCGGCGCCTGTTTCGGCGGGGGTGGATTGACGAAGCCCGTTGGCGCCGCAGCCGCCGGAGCGGGCGCTGGAGCTGCAGGGGGCGTCGCAGCCGCTGGTGTTGCCGCCGGCGCGGCTTGCGGCGCGGCTGCGGGCTTCGCGGCCGGCGTCTGCGACCATGCGGCGCCGGTCATCGCAACCGACATCGCACCTGCTAAAATCAGTCCTGCCGCCACACGCATGGTGTTGTCCTCGAGATTGATCCCGTTGTTCCGCCGCGGCTTTTCGCCTGCGGCCAAAACCGTCCTGCCCCAAACCCATCCTAGCCTAGATGGTGGGCCATCGCCATTGCAACGGCTGTTTGATGCCCCGCCGCAATTGTGCCCAACCGGATGGCGTGCACCTGCGTCACGTGTCGGCCAGGGTTCTGGCAATGGCAGTCTTGATCCGCGTGTCGGCCGGCTCGACGGCGGATGGAAACACCTCGGCGATATAGCCGTCGCGGCCGATCAGGTACTTGTGGAAGTTCCAGCGCGGAACTTCCTTTGGTCGAGCCTCGGCGGCCCATTTGTAAAAGGGATGCGCTCTCGCACCGACCACCGTCGCCTTGGCCGTGATCGGGAAGGTAACACCATATTGGTGGTGCGCGGTCTGCGTGATCTCGCTGCTACCGCCGGGCTCCTGGCCACCGAAATCGTTGGAGGGCACGCCGATCACGGTGAGGCCGCGCCCGCGAAACTCGTTCCAGATCTCCTGCAAACCGGCATATTGCGGTGTGTAGCCACAGAGCGAGGCCGTGTTCACCACCAGCAGCGGTTTGCCGGTGAACGCTGCGAGGCGGATGTCGTCGCCTGACAAAGCGGGAAAGGAGAATGCGTAGGCCGAGACCCGGCTCATCCCGCTATCAGCGAGGGCGCGCGTGACAGGCGCGAATGCGCCTGCAAGCGTGACGCTCAGCACGGTCCTGCGATTCATCATGACGGCGTCCCCCGAGACGATCCGAGGGCAGATTACTCCGCCACTGCGACCTCACGCGTCAACACCGCGTTATCGAGCGCTGCGTGCGGGCTAGTACAGGCGGACGATGAAGTCGGTGCCTTCGCCGGTCTCGCCCTGGTTGATGCCCTGGTCGGAAACGATGATTGAGCCGCCTGACGTCAGCATCTCGTTGATCTTCGCCATCGTCTCGGTGGGGACCGAGATGCGGTCGAGGGCTTCAGCCGGGCTGTCCGGCGTCACCACCGGTTTTGCGGCAACGGGGATCACGGCTGCGCCGCGCTGGCGGCGCGCTAAGCGGCTGTCGTCCTCGCGCGCCGCGGAACGGGCGGAGACGGGCAGTGACACCACCGACCAGCGCAGCGCGTTGGCATCGGCCTTGTCGAGTTCGGCGGTGAACACATGCGTGCCGAGCGGCCGGTCGCTCGCGGCAATCGTGACGGGCACCTCGAACAGCGGCGCAAAATTCTGCCGCACATAGAGCTTGGAATCCTTGCGGCTGATGAAGACGGCAATCTGGCCGGCCCGCTTGGGCGCCTCAGTCTTCGCCGCCGCCGCAGGATCGGCAACGCGGCCCTCGTCCTTCTTCGCATCGGGTGCGGCGGCGAGCGCCGGTGCATTGGCCTGATTGGGCGTCTTCGCGAGGTCCACCGCCTCGGTCTTGGCCGGCTCGGTCTTGACGGTCTCGACCTTGTCGGCGGGCTTGTCGTTGCTCGCCGGCTTGGCCGATTCTTCCGATTGGGGCTTGGCCGCTTCGGATGCTTCGGCCGTCTTGACCTCGGCGGCCGGTGCGGCGGCTTCCTCGTGCGCAGCCGCATTGCCGGCGGTCACGTCCGACAGCACGGCGTGGCCGACGGAGGTGCGCAGCTCGAGCACGCTCTCGGCGCTGGCCGTCTTGGTCTCGACCGGCTTGGCTTCGGCCGTGCCTTTATCGGCCTTGTCGGCGACATTGGTCTGCGGCGCGAGGCTCGCGGCGGGCTGCGGCGGCACGCGCATGGAGGCGAGCAGGGGATGGGAGAAGCTTTGCGGCGACATCTGGCCGGGCGCCACGATCACGCGCGCGCCCATCCTGGTCCAGTTCCACATCTTCATCGCGAACGCCATGGGCATGCGGATGCAGCCATGCGAGGCCGGATAGCCCGGCAGCACGCCGGCATGCATCGCGACGCCGGACCAGGTGATCCGCTGCATGTACGGCATCGGCGCGCCGCTATAGATGTTGGAATGATGGAATTTGTGCTTCTGGATGACGCTGAACACGCCCATCGGCGTCGAGTGGCCCTTCATGCCCGTCGACACCGGTGATTCCGCGAACACGCCGGTCTTGTCGTAGACCGTCACCTTCTGCCGCTCGATCGAGACGACGATGACGAGCGGGCCTTGCGGCTTGGTGCCGGCTTCCTTCTCGACGACTTCCTTCTTGCTTGCGGCGCCGCGCTTTTGCGGCTTCTGGCGCGGTATTTCGGGAAGTCGCTCCTGCCGGGCGTAGTAGGACCCGTCGGAATAGTCGGTCCAATAATAAAATGCTGCGTCTGCCTGGCTGGTCGCGCCGATCGCGCCCGCCGCCGTCAAAATGGCGACCTGCCACAGCCGTACCGGCTTGGCAGAAGAACCCGACCCGTTCACGCTGTTCATCCTCGAATCCATAATCCAAATCAGACGTTAGTCTTCGCAAAGGGGATACGCGTTCACCAGCAGCGCGGTTCTGCCATCAGCTACTTTTGTTCAAGGCGTAGCAAAAAAGCCTCACGGAGCGGTAAACGGCGGCCGCGTCCGCCCCTCCGCCGCCTTCCTGACCGCCGTTTGCGTTCCTACATTGCGGGGACTTGTTACCGGAGACCTTCATGTCATCTCGTTTCCCCGGTCTTTCCAGCATCCGCTTGAAAGCCCTCGCTTTATTCCTCCTGGCTTTGATCGCGCCAACGGCGTCGGCATCCGCGGCCGATGAGCCCGATCTGATCTTCCGCCGTTCCACCGTGTTCAAATGGGTGAGCCCGAATGACAAGCTCGCGACCTATGGTCTCG from the Bradyrhizobium sp. WBAH42 genome contains:
- a CDS encoding NADP-dependent malic enzyme, which gives rise to MSSYSDDLHQAALAYHRLPRPGKLEIQASKPLANQRDLALAYSPGVAAACTEIAKNPAEAATLTTRANLVAVVSNGTAVLGLGNIGPLASKPVMEGKAVLFKKFAGIDVFDIEIAADTIDRVVETVAALEPTFGGINLEDIRGPECFEIEARLKERMKIPVFHDDQHGTAIIVAAAITNGLRLNGKKLSDVKIVASGAGAAAIATLNLLVSMGAQRKNIWVCDIDGLVHEGRNTSMDRWKAVYAQKTDKRTLADVIGGADIFIGLSAPGVLKPEMAKAMGDKPLIMALANPTPEIMPEEARKARPDAMICTGRSDYPNQVNNVLCFPFIFRGALDVGATAINEEMKHAAVEAIAQLAREAPSDAVAQGFDTGETQGFGPGSLIPSPFDPRLILRIAPAVAKAAMESGVATRPITNFDEYRALLERFAFRSGLVMKPMFAKAKTQPVRVIYAEGEDERVLRATQVVLEEKLARPILVGRPSVVEARLKRFGLSIRAGKDFDLVNPEDDPRYRSYVQSYVEVAGRRGVTPDAARTVVRTNNTVIAALAVTRGEADAMLCGVEGRYMSHLRHVREIVGFSPGISDYAALALLITSKGAFFIADTQVRPNPSAEELAEIASLAAVHVQRFTIKPKIAFVSHSDFGSYDTESSRKMRRATQLLREKHPEIEADGEMQGDTALSATARRMVLPHSKLEGEANILIMPTLDTANVAYQMIKSLADALPVGPILVGPARPAHILTPSVTARGILNMTAVAVVEAQERASRQQPTLFT
- a CDS encoding L,D-transpeptidase encodes the protein MNSVNGSGSSAKPVRLWQVAILTAAGAIGATSQADAAFYYWTDYSDGSYYARQERLPEIPRQKPQKRGAASKKEVVEKEAGTKPQGPLVIVVSIERQKVTVYDKTGVFAESPVSTGMKGHSTPMGVFSVIQKHKFHHSNIYSGAPMPYMQRITWSGVAMHAGVLPGYPASHGCIRMPMAFAMKMWNWTRMGARVIVAPGQMSPQSFSHPLLASMRVPPQPAASLAPQTNVADKADKGTAEAKPVETKTASAESVLELRTSVGHAVLSDVTAGNAAAHEEAAAPAAEVKTAEASEAAKPQSEESAKPASNDKPADKVETVKTEPAKTEAVDLAKTPNQANAPALAAAPDAKKDEGRVADPAAAAKTEAPKRAGQIAVFISRKDSKLYVRQNFAPLFEVPVTIAASDRPLGTHVFTAELDKADANALRWSVVSLPVSARSAAREDDSRLARRQRGAAVIPVAAKPVVTPDSPAEALDRISVPTETMAKINEMLTSGGSIIVSDQGINQGETGEGTDFIVRLY
- a CDS encoding DoxX family membrane protein, with the translated sequence MPAFVTFGRILFAVLFIYTGATKLFAIQATADVIAAKLVVPDVIAPYAKQIETATAMTTPQLLAIAIGGLEIIAGLMIALNFGARFFAMLLIVYVAVATVLFYDFWNMAAPDNAKMLVDALKNLSIIGALCMIIGYGRTTRPAEAAYGDV
- a CDS encoding polysaccharide deacetylase family protein is translated as MRVAAGLILAGAMSVAMTGAAWSQTPAAKPAAAPQAAPAATPAAATPPAAPAPAPAAAAPTGFVNPPPPKQAPQPARAACNTPGALGVARTVEIDTTGGPGFGFEHFKELDFLRDKEVVLTFDDGPWPKNTPAVLKALADECTTGIFFTIGKHATYEPEILKQVYAAGHTVGAHTWSHANLNNKKLNDAQRKDEIEKGFAAVKWALGGISPAPFFRFPALQHPPEMVTYLGNRNVGIFSCDIDSFDFKASKPEKVVETVMKKLETRGKGIVLMHDFQKHTAEALPELLKRLKAGGYKVVAMRAKFPVSTLPEYDQELLKDIKLPTVSQRPVNSVVTTVSE
- a CDS encoding glutathione peroxidase → MMNRRTVLSVTLAGAFAPVTRALADSGMSRVSAYAFSFPALSGDDIRLAAFTGKPLLVVNTASLCGYTPQYAGLQEIWNEFRGRGLTVIGVPSNDFGGQEPGGSSEITQTAHHQYGVTFPITAKATVVGARAHPFYKWAAEARPKEVPRWNFHKYLIGRDGYIAEVFPSAVEPADTRIKTAIARTLADT
- a CDS encoding dihydrofolate reductase, with translation MSFRFEGYVIVSADGMLADAGRVMPDSLKFEGDKLFFEQALDRAALIVHGRNSHEQQPNSAKRKRLILTRKIRDLTVDPEMPNATLWNPAHASFEQACAFADVASGMVAIIGGPVVFDMFMDRYDTFWLSEAPHVRLPGGEGCFVGVPQRTPHDVLAAHGMKPGAPYLLDAAHEVTVTPWRPG